From one Salmo salar chromosome ssa09, Ssal_v3.1, whole genome shotgun sequence genomic stretch:
- the tomt gene encoding transmembrane O-methyltransferase homolog isoform X3 — MVSGAIALAFLPLVLTFIIRYRYYFVLFYRAVLVRMWYDCKTGLSREERAFQYVLTHAIPGDPESILETFDLWCSKVEFISNIGPKKGKIMDRMLSDHCPLTVLELGSHCGYSTVRIARALPLGARLYSVEMDARNAAIAEKIIRLAGFDDDTVELIVSPSDEVIPKLRADYGLERLDFVFMDHWKKCYRPDLQALEGSGLLGKGSVVLADNVLFPGAPNFLRHVRKSGLYEWKIHRATLEYSKGIRDGMAELVYQGIK, encoded by the exons ATGGTGTCTGGTGCTATAGCGTTGGCCTTCCTCCCCCTGGTGTTGACTTTCATCATTCGTTACCGCTACTACTTTGTGCTGTTCTACCGGGCGGTGTTGGTCAGGATGTGGTATGACTGTAAGACGGGGCTAAGCAGGGAGGAGAGGGCCTTCCAGTATGTTCTGACCCACGCCATCCCCGGCGACCCAGAAAGTATCCTGGAAACCTTTGACCTCTGGTGCAGCAAGGTGGAGTTCATCAGCAACATCGGCCCCAAAAAAG gtAAGATAATGGACCGGATGCTTTCCGATCACTGCCCCCTGACCGTGCTGGAGCTAGGTTCTCACTGTGGGTACAGCACAGTGCGTATCGCGCGGGCACTGCCCCTGGGTGCCAGGCTCTACAGTGTGGAAATGGACGCGAGAAACGCTGCGATAGCAGAGAAGATTATACGGCTGGCGGGCTTCGACGATGACACG GTGGAGCTGATAGTGAGTCCGTCAGATGAGGTAATCCCAAAGTTGCGGGCAGACTACGGTCTGGAGCGGCTGGACTTTGTGTTCATGGACCACTGGAAGAAATGCTATCGTCCTGACCTGCAG GCTCTGGAGGGCTCTGGTCTGCTGGGAAAAGGCTCTGTAGTGCTTGCTGACAACGTCCTGTTTCCGGGTGCTCCTAACTTCCTCCGACACGTCCGCAAGAGTGGCCTCTACGAGTGGAAGATCCACAGGGCCACTCTAGAGTACAGCAAGGGCATCAGGGATGGGATGGCTGAACTTGTTTACCAGGGGATCAAGTAG
- the sfrp2l gene encoding secreted frizzled-related protein 2-like produces MAQLIISLCVLSICLASVLTKDSSVQFASQSLSTSTVRSVCKPIPSTLSLCHGVGYREMRLPNLLGHDSLKEAQQQSAAWLPLVSKLCHRDTKKFLCSLFAPVCLPEGAVRPCRGLCEAVRDGCLPVMSAFGFPWPNMFNCTRFPRGTHLCIPTTTRDTERARKEEGHEETSKGTVICDACSLAAEGEIDNQNNFCKSPYAFKLRIGSVSVVQGDRRVVPLARSRILRWEGGGAEKAEGVGGAMAYSALWLQEGGTCTCPALEEADVGEGKESLAGVWYLGLADTQEGRLVLTRLVRWRRSDKELKKFVRRLLKQPC; encoded by the exons ATGGCTCAGCTGATAATATCACTTTgcgtgttgtctatttgcctcgCCTCGGTTTTGACCAAAGACAGCTCCGTTCAGTTTGCGTCCCAAAGTCTCAGTACCTCCACGGTTCGCTCGGTGTGTAAGCCCATTCCCAGCACACTTTCTCTGTGCCACGGCGTCGGTTACCGGGAGATGCGGCTTCCCAACCTACTGGGGCACGACTCGTTGAAAGAAGCCCAGCAGCAGTCGGCCGCGTGGCTACCGTTGGTCTCCAAACTCTGCCACCGGGATACCAAGAAGTTCTTGTGCTCGCTCTTCGCCCCGGTATGCTTACCGGAGGGGGCCGTGCGCCCCTGCCGTGGGCTGTGCGAGGCTGTGAGGGACGGTTGTCTTCCCGTGATGAGCGCGTTCGGGTTCCCGTGGCCCAACATGTTCAACTGCACCCGGTTCCCGCGCGGGACCCATCTCTGCATTCCCACCACGACCCGAGACACAGAGCGTGCGCGGAAGGAAGAGGGACACGAGGAGACATCAAAGG GAACAGTGATCTGTGATGCATGCAGTCTGGCTGCTGAGGGAGAGATAGACAACCAGAACAACTTCTGCAAGAGTCCATATG cCTTTAAACTGCGTATTGGGAGTGTTTCTGTAGTGCAGGGTGACCGCAGAGTAGTCCCTCTGGCCCGGAGTCGCATCCTGAGGTGGGAGGGTGGAGGTGCAGAGAAGGCCGAGGGCGTCGGGGGGGCCATGGCCTACAGTGCCCTTTGGTTGCAGGAGGGGGGTACCTGCACCTGTCCTGCCCTCGAGGAGGCAGAcgtgggggaggggaaggagtcccTGGCAGGGGTGTGGTACCTGGGCCTTGCTGACACACAGGAGGGCAGGCTGGTCCTCACTCGGCTGGTGAGGTGGAGGAGGAGCGACAAAGAACTCAAGAAGTTCGTCAGGAGACTGCTCAAACAACCCTGCTGA
- the tomt gene encoding transmembrane O-methyltransferase homolog isoform X2, with protein sequence MTTTTHHYHSGFLLSLPNIYRQSPISCSTMVSGAIALAFLPLVLTFIIRYRYYFVLFYRAVLVRMWYDCKTGLSREERAFQYVLTHAIPGDPESILETFDLWCSKVEFISNIGPKKGKIMDRMLSDHCPLTVLELGSHCGYSTVRIARALPLGARLYSVEMDARNAAIAEKIIRLAGFDDDTVELIVSPSDEVIPKLRADYGLERLDFVFMDHWKKCYRPDLQALEGSGLLGKGSVVLADNVLFPGAPNFLRHVRKSGLYEWKIHRATLEYSKGIRDGMAELVYQGIK encoded by the exons ATGACTACAACCACACACCATTACCATTCAGGATTTCTCCTGTCTCTGCCAAACATCTACAGGCAG TCACCCATCTCCTG CAGTACCATGGTGTCTGGTGCTATAGCGTTGGCCTTCCTCCCCCTGGTGTTGACTTTCATCATTCGTTACCGCTACTACTTTGTGCTGTTCTACCGGGCGGTGTTGGTCAGGATGTGGTATGACTGTAAGACGGGGCTAAGCAGGGAGGAGAGGGCCTTCCAGTATGTTCTGACCCACGCCATCCCCGGCGACCCAGAAAGTATCCTGGAAACCTTTGACCTCTGGTGCAGCAAGGTGGAGTTCATCAGCAACATCGGCCCCAAAAAAG gtAAGATAATGGACCGGATGCTTTCCGATCACTGCCCCCTGACCGTGCTGGAGCTAGGTTCTCACTGTGGGTACAGCACAGTGCGTATCGCGCGGGCACTGCCCCTGGGTGCCAGGCTCTACAGTGTGGAAATGGACGCGAGAAACGCTGCGATAGCAGAGAAGATTATACGGCTGGCGGGCTTCGACGATGACACG GTGGAGCTGATAGTGAGTCCGTCAGATGAGGTAATCCCAAAGTTGCGGGCAGACTACGGTCTGGAGCGGCTGGACTTTGTGTTCATGGACCACTGGAAGAAATGCTATCGTCCTGACCTGCAG GCTCTGGAGGGCTCTGGTCTGCTGGGAAAAGGCTCTGTAGTGCTTGCTGACAACGTCCTGTTTCCGGGTGCTCCTAACTTCCTCCGACACGTCCGCAAGAGTGGCCTCTACGAGTGGAAGATCCACAGGGCCACTCTAGAGTACAGCAAGGGCATCAGGGATGGGATGGCTGAACTTGTTTACCAGGGGATCAAGTAG
- the tomt gene encoding transmembrane O-methyltransferase homolog isoform X1 has product MTTTTHHYHSGFLLSLPNIYRQSPISWCVFSSTMVSGAIALAFLPLVLTFIIRYRYYFVLFYRAVLVRMWYDCKTGLSREERAFQYVLTHAIPGDPESILETFDLWCSKVEFISNIGPKKGKIMDRMLSDHCPLTVLELGSHCGYSTVRIARALPLGARLYSVEMDARNAAIAEKIIRLAGFDDDTVELIVSPSDEVIPKLRADYGLERLDFVFMDHWKKCYRPDLQALEGSGLLGKGSVVLADNVLFPGAPNFLRHVRKSGLYEWKIHRATLEYSKGIRDGMAELVYQGIK; this is encoded by the exons ATGACTACAACCACACACCATTACCATTCAGGATTTCTCCTGTCTCTGCCAAACATCTACAGGCAG TCACCCATCTCCTGGTGTGTGTTcag CAGTACCATGGTGTCTGGTGCTATAGCGTTGGCCTTCCTCCCCCTGGTGTTGACTTTCATCATTCGTTACCGCTACTACTTTGTGCTGTTCTACCGGGCGGTGTTGGTCAGGATGTGGTATGACTGTAAGACGGGGCTAAGCAGGGAGGAGAGGGCCTTCCAGTATGTTCTGACCCACGCCATCCCCGGCGACCCAGAAAGTATCCTGGAAACCTTTGACCTCTGGTGCAGCAAGGTGGAGTTCATCAGCAACATCGGCCCCAAAAAAG gtAAGATAATGGACCGGATGCTTTCCGATCACTGCCCCCTGACCGTGCTGGAGCTAGGTTCTCACTGTGGGTACAGCACAGTGCGTATCGCGCGGGCACTGCCCCTGGGTGCCAGGCTCTACAGTGTGGAAATGGACGCGAGAAACGCTGCGATAGCAGAGAAGATTATACGGCTGGCGGGCTTCGACGATGACACG GTGGAGCTGATAGTGAGTCCGTCAGATGAGGTAATCCCAAAGTTGCGGGCAGACTACGGTCTGGAGCGGCTGGACTTTGTGTTCATGGACCACTGGAAGAAATGCTATCGTCCTGACCTGCAG GCTCTGGAGGGCTCTGGTCTGCTGGGAAAAGGCTCTGTAGTGCTTGCTGACAACGTCCTGTTTCCGGGTGCTCCTAACTTCCTCCGACACGTCCGCAAGAGTGGCCTCTACGAGTGGAAGATCCACAGGGCCACTCTAGAGTACAGCAAGGGCATCAGGGATGGGATGGCTGAACTTGTTTACCAGGGGATCAAGTAG